GCGTGTCGAAATCCTTTCGCAGCCACTTGCCGCCCACGGTGAAGATCGAGAAGGTCGCCACCGCCGCGGCGATGAAAGCGTCGCCCAGGAGCGTGGCTTCGCGCCCGGCCCGGTCCCCGGTCTGCAGCAATCCCACCCCGGCGATCGCCAGCACGATGCCGCCCACCTTCTTCGCCGTGATCCGCTCCATTCCGGCGGCGGCCGAAACCAGCAGGACAATCATCGGCGTCAGCGCGAAAAGAATCGCCGCGTGCGCCACCGACGTGCGAGACAGGCCAAGCAGAAAACAGAGCTGATTCGCTCCCACGCCCACCAGGCCCACCGCCATCAGCTTGCCGATGCCGCCCTTCTCGATCAGCGGCAGCTTCCGGCGCCGGCGCTCGAAAACGTAGTAAGGCGTAAGCATCGCCGCGGCCACTGTAAAGCGCAGCGTGCCGAGCAGCACGTCCGGTATCTGCCGCAAGGCGAACTTGCCCACCACGAAGTTGATCGACCACACCAGCACTACCACGCCGAGCAGAAAGTACACGCTGGCCGGTGTTTTGGGCTCCGATCGTTGTTCTTCGTTCAAGCCGGCTCAGCTTCCGGAAACCGTTTCGCTGCGCACCGTGATCGAGTCGAGAAACGCATGGTCCAACTCGTAGCCGAATCCCGGTTCGTCCCGGATTTCGATCGTGCCGCGTTCCGTGGTTTCCACCGGTGGCGCGATGATATCGCGCGTCCAATAGCGCTTGCTCGCCGAGACGTCGCCAGGCAGCACGAAATTCGGCAGCGTGGCGAGAGCGATGTTGTGCGCGCGGCCGACGCCCGCTTCGAGCATTCCGCCGCACCACACCGGTACGCCATGCGCCTGCGCCACGTCGTGCACGCGCTTGGCTTCCGCGAATCCGCCCACCCGGCCCAGCTTGATGTTGATGATCTTGCCCGCGCCCATCCGGATCGCCTGCTCGGCCTGGTGCGCGGACCGGATGCATTCGTCCAGGCAAATCGGCGTTTGCAGCCGCGCCTGCAGCGCCGCGTGGTCAATGATCTCATCGTGGGCGAGCGGCTGTTCGATCATCATCAGATAGAACTGGTCGAGTTCAGCCAGCCGGTCCGCGTCCTCCAGCCGGTAAGCCGAATTTGCGTCCGCCATGAGCTTGATCCCCGGGAACCGCTTGCGCACCTCGCCGATCACGGCCACGTCCCACCCCGGCTTGATCTTCATCTTGATCCGCTGGTAGCCCGCGGCCAACTCGATATCGATCTTCCCCAGCAACTGATCGACAGTGTCCTGGATGCCGATCGAAACGCCGCATGGGATTTCGCGCCGCGCGCCGCCGCCGATCTCCGCCCACAGCGGACGCCCCTTCAGCCGCGCCTGCAGGTCCCATACCGCCGCTTCCAGTCCGCCGCGCGCCATCATATGCCCGCGAATATGCTCGAGCCGCGGCGCGACGCCTTCCGCGCTCTCGATCTTCCATCCTACGATGCGCGGCGCCGCGTAGTCCCGCACAATCCGCCACGCCGACTCCGTCCACTCTTCGTTGTAGAAAGGGTTCTCGCCGGCCGTCACTTCGCCCCATCCGGAAACGCCTCCCGCGACAGCCTCCACCAGCACCATCTGGCGCTCATAAGTCCGGCCGAAGCTGGTCTCGAAGAAATGAACCAGCGGCAGGCGAATCTGCCGCAGCACTACGCGATCGATCGTGAATTCCATCCTATGGCTCCCATCGGCCGAACAGATACGCTCCGCCGCCATCGGCCGCCTTCTCCACGCCCACCACCGTCAGCCCCGCGCCCAGGTGCTGCTGGAACTGTTCGCTCACCCGCGCCTGGACTTCCCGCGCGCGCCCGGCCGTATCGCCCGGCACCTCGATCCGCGCTTCTATGGGCGAGCCCGCTTCCGGCTTCCCCGCCAGCGCCGCCTCCACCCGTCGATGGCTCATGGGCCACTCGGCCACGCAGCGGTCCGTCGGCAGCCCCGCGTGCAGGTGGCTCGACGTGACTCCGTACTGATTCAGCACATAGCGCCGCACCACTGCCCCCAGCCGCTGCATGTTGAAGTACGCGTTCTTGATCTGCAGCGGATCGAACGTCCATTCCATGATCGTCACGCCGCGCGAGAGCGCATCGGCGCGCTGGGCGAGCTTCAACATCCGCCCCACGCCTTTGTCCCGGTAGCCGTCCTCGACGCCCAGCATGTTGCTGTGCAGGAACTGCCCGCCGCCCGGTTTGATGCCCGGCAGCGCGACGCAGAACCCGATCATCCGCGCGCCGTCGAAGGCGCCGAACGCCTGCCCGCCGATCTTGGTAGCCACCACGAACAGGCGCACCGGCAGCGCGTCCTCATCGGAAAACGACCATATCTCTTTTTGCAGCCGCACCGCTTCGCGGAAGTCGGCGGTGGAAGTCAGCGCCCGAATCTCGATCACAAACTCCGCTTTGCCTCCTGCCATTTGACTTCCATTTCATCGAGCGTCGCCTCGCCCACTGGCTTGCCATCCTGGGCCAGCGCCGTTTCCACGTAGCCGAAGCGCCGCCGGAATTTCGCGTTCGCCCCGCGTAACGCCTGCTCGGCGTCCACGTTCAACTTCCGCGCCAGGTTCACCACCACAAAGAGGACATCGCCGAGTTCGTCCTCGCGCGACGCTCCGTCGTGGGCCGCAGCCAGCTCATCCAGCTCTTCGCGGAGTTTGTCGAGTACCTGGGCGACGTCCGGCCAGTCGAAGCCGTGTTTGGCCACCTTTTGTGAAATCTGCTGCGCCTCAACCAGCGCCGGCAGCCCGCGCGGAACCGAATCGAGCGTCGCTGCGTGCTCCCGGCCGCGCTCGCGCTTCTCCTCGGCCTTGATCTCGTCCCAGCGCGTCTTCACGTCGTCGGCCGTGCGGGCCTCGCCGTCGCCGAACACGTGCGGATGCCGCCGGACGAGCTTGCGGTTGATCGCCGCCACCGAATCGCCGATGGAAAACAGCCCCCGCTCGCGCGCCATCTGCGCCAGGAACACCGGCTGCAGCATCAGGTCGCCCAGCTCTTCTTCGAGCCCCGGCCAGTCCTCGGCGTCGATCGAGTCGAGCACCTCGTAGGCTTCTTCCAGAAGATATTTGCGGAGTGTGCGGAAGTCCTGCTCGCGATCCCACGGGCATCCGTCCGGCGCGCGCAGACGGCCCATGATCTCCACCAGGCGCTGGAATTCCTCCCCGGCCCGCGGGTCAGCGGAAAAACAATCGGGATTCTCTGGCATGGCTGGTAGGAGCGGACGCTCCTACCAGTTTGTATCGCCGGACGCTCTTAATTCAACTTTTCCGTGATCTTCACCGGGTCGGTGAGCCGGAAATCGAGCCGCGTTTCGCTCGGCAGGTCCACTTCCTCGCCGCGGGTCATCAGAACCGTCCCCGCGCCCGCGCCCGCGCCTGCGCCCGCGCCGATCGCCGCGCCCTTGCCTCCGCCCGCGATCGCACCGATCGCCGCGCCAACCGCCGCCCCGATGCCCACCTTCTTCGCGTCGTCCTTCTTCGAGTTTTCCGCCTGCTTCACGAACTGCGCCGTCCGGATGGCCACCCGCTGATTGTCGGATGTGACAAAATGCGTCAACTCGAGCGACAGGTGCGCCAGCCCCTTCACCTTGCCGGACCTCTGCGCGTCGAACACGCGGCCCGACACCCGTGCGTTCTTCTCCGCGATCACCAGGCCGTTCACGATCACCGGCTGCGTCAACACCGCCGTGAACGTATCGCCCTGCGCGTGCGTCTCACTCGAAACGCGCTCATTGAGGGAAACGTGGATCACAGTGCCGTCGGGAATCGTGATTGACCTTGGCTCCCGCGGCTTCGGCGGCTCCGGCTTTGCCATCGCCGGAGGTTCCACCACCGGTTTCGGCTCGGGCTTCGGCTCAGGCGGGGCCTGCGCGATCGGCTCTGGCGGAGGCTCCGGCTTCCGGGCTTCCGCCGGAGGCGCGGCGGCCACTGGCGCAGGCTTCGCGGCGGGGCGAGGCGCCGGCGGTCGCGGCTTTTGCTCGCGACGCGGCCGCTCCGTGGGAGTGAAGCTTCGCACCGGCTCCGGTTCCTCCGGGGCCGTCTCCACGCGCGGGATCTCCTTCACCTCGGCCATCTGCTGGGCCGGCGCCGGCGCTGTGGCAGCCACGGGAGCCGGCGCGCTTTGGCGGCTGCTGCCGATCCAAAATGCCGCGCCCGCGAACACGGCGCCGAGAGCGAACGCGCCTAGAAAAGCTTTCCAGTTGTCGTTCATACCTAACAAGATAAACGCGGAGCGCCGCCAACAAGTTTCGCTAGAATGAGAGGGTGTTCCCGGCAGAGCTGCAGATACGCGACATACGCGTACGCCCCGCCACAGTCCTCGCGCCCATGGCCGGCGTCACCGACACCGTCTTTCGACGCCTGATTCGCGCTCAAGGCGGCTGCGGGCTCATCATGACCGAGTTCACCAGTTCCCACGGCGTCACAGCCGCCCAGCGCGCCAACAAGTTTACCCGCATCATGCGGTATCTCTATTTCGACCCCGATGAGCGCCCCATCTCGGCTCAACTCTTCGGCGCCGACCCCGACGTGATGGCCGGCGCCGCCGCCGTCTGCCAGGATCTCGGTTTCGACGCCGTCGATATCAACTTCGGCTGCCCCGTCAAGAAAGTGGTTCGCTGCAACGGCGGCTCCGGTCTCCTTCGAGACCTCCCGCTCGTCGAAACGCTCCTCCGCAAGGTTCGCGCCGCCATCCAAATCCCGTTGACCATGAAGTTCCGCGCCGGCTGGAACGACGCCGAACTGGTGCACGTACAAATGGCGAAACTCGCCGAAGACTGCGGCGTCGAAGCCATCGCGCTCCACCCCAGAACCCGGGAACAAGGCTACGCCGGCAAGGCCGACTGGACGCGTATTGCCGACGTGAAGGCCGCCGTCAAGATTCCAGTGATCGGCAACGGCGATATCGTCGCGCCGGAGGACGCCGTCCGCATGGTCCGGGAAACAGGTTGCGACGCTGTCATGATCGGCCGTGCCGCGTCGTCCAACCCTTGGATTTTCCGCCAGATCGCGCAGTATCTCGAAACCGGCGCTTACGACACGCCCGGCAACGACGATCGCTACAAGCTGATGCGCGGTTACTACGGCATGCTGCTGGACCGGGCTCCCGAAGATCCGGAAACCGTCGGCAAGATGAAACAGTTCGCCACGTATTTCACGCACGGCATCCGCAACGGCGCCCACCTTCGCGCCGCTGTCTATCACACCCACAGCGCGGTCGAAATCATTGACAAGGTCGACGAGTTCTTCGCCACCAACGCGCCCGCCGCCGCATGAAAAAAGTCCGATTGATCACAGACGGCGCCTGCAAGGGCAATCCCGGCCGCGGCGGTTGGGCGTGCATCCTCAAGTACAACAATCACTCGAAGGAACTCTATGGCTTCGAGCCCCACACCACCAACAACAAAATGGAGATCACCGCCGCTCTCCGCGGATTGCAGGCCCTGCGCGAGCCCTGCGAAGTGGAAGTGAAAACGGACTCCGAGTATCTTCGCAACGGAATCACCTCCTGGATCAAGAACTGGAAGCGCAACGGTTGGCGAACGGGCGACAAGAAGCCGGTGGCGAACAAAGATCTCTGGGAAGCCCTCGACAGCGAAGTGAACCGTCACAAGACCACCTGGGTCTGGACCAAGGGCCACGCCGACGACTCCGAGAACAACCGCTGCGACGAACTCGCGCAGATGGCCGCCATCGAGCAGATCGGCAACGCGCAATGATCCGCGCGGCGCTTCCGTTCTTCCTGGTTGCCCTGCTGCCCGCGGCAACGCGAGTTGAGTTCGACCCGCGTCTGCCCGAAGTCGGCCCTTTCCCCACGGACTTCCTCACGATCCCCGACCAGACCCGTCCCACCGGCCTGCGCCCCAACCTCCCGATGCCCGATTGCGCGGCGCAGCCGAGCGACTGCTCGGAGATCGCAACCATCAACCAACTCGACGGCTTCAATCCGAACGCCCGCCTGACTGTGAAGTTCAGCGCGCCCATACGGACCCAAACTCTGCGCGAAGCCATCTACTACGTCTGGCTCGACGCGGTGAGCCCCCGCGCCTTCGCGCTGCGTCCGGCCGGCGCTCTCACGCCAATCAACGAAGTGATCTACGATCCCGCGACGCACACCGCGTATGCCAAGCCGGACGAAATGCTCGAGCAGGCGCGCCGCTACCTGATCGTAGTCACCGACGCCGTCCAGGACGCTTCGGGTGCGCCCGTCGAGCCGGACCCCGGCTTCGATGCCTGCATCGAACGCCGTCTCACCGCCGCCTACTGCACCGATCTCGCCGACGCCGTCGTCCGCGCGCGTCCGCTCCTCGCAGGACGCCGCATTGCCGGAGCAAGCCTGTTCACCACGCTCGATCCGTTCGCCTGGTTCAACCGCATGGAGGCCCTCGCGCCCCTTGCGCCGCCACGATTCCAACCACGCGCCGAAGGGGCGATCGCTTCGCTGCGTGGCGTCACCGGGATCGCCCTGCGCCAACACACCGGCGGCAATGATTTCCAGGAAACGGCTCTTCCGGTCTCAGCCGGCCTCATCGCGGCTGCGGGGCTCGACCGCGTCGCTTTCGGCTCCTTCGAATCGCCCGTGCTCGGTTCCACCGCAACCGCCCGCGTCTACTTCCACGCGTTTCTGCCTGCTACGCCGCCGCCCGATGGCGGCTACCCGGTGCTCCTGGCCGGACACGGTCTCGGCGATTCCCGCTTTGGGATGCCCACCGTCGCCGGAACGGCCTCCGTGCAGGGCTACGCCGTCGTGGCGTTCAGCGCCTTCGGCCACGGCTACGGTCCACTCTCGTCGCTCGTCCTTTCGCGCGGCGACGCGCCCGCTACCGTGATCGCCGCGCCCGGCCGCGGGTTGGATCTCGATGGCGACGGCCGAATCGGCGCCACGGAAGGCTGTCTGGTGGCGGCGCCGGGCGCGCCCATCGTGTTTCGCGATTGCATCCGCCAGACCGCCGTCGACTACCGCTGGTTCCTCAACGCGCTCGCCGCCGGGGTCGACTTCGACGGCGACGGCCGCGCTGACCTCCGCTCGACCGGCGTCCATTATCTCGGGCAATCCCTCGGCGGCGCGTACGGTTCGCTGGTCACGGCCCTGATGCCGGAAGTAACCGCCGCCGTGCTCAACGTACCGCCTGGCAATCAGACGATGACGCTTCGGCTCGGGCCCGCTTTTCGCAACAGCGTCGGTATGATCCTGCTCGGGGCGCGGCAGCCGTCGCTGCTCAACAACGGCGACGAGTACGAAGAAGACATGCCGCTTCGCTACGAGGAAGTGAAACTGCGCACCACTCCTGGCGCCGCCGCGATTCAGGATCTGTTCGAACGCGCCGAGTGGATCAACGCTTCCGCCGAAGCCGCCGTCTACGCACCCCATTTCAAGCAGGCCACGCTCGGCTCGAATCCGGTGAAGCGCGTCCTCATCCAGATGGCGTTCGGTGACCGCACGGTGGTCAATCCCTCCACCTCCGCGCTCGTCCGCGCCGCCAATCTCCGCGAACGAACCGTGCTCTACCGCCACGACCTCGCCCGCGCTGTAGCCCCGTCGCTCGACCCCAATCCGCATACCTTCCTCATCCCGCTTGGCTCGCTCGAGCAGCAGATCATCGGCCTCTCCGCCCTCCAGCAGGCGATCGAGTACTTACTGTCCGAGCGCGACGAAGTCCCTGACGCCAACGGCCTCACCGCGCCCGCCTTCCGCCGCACGCTCTTCGAGATTCCCGAGTTCCTCCCGGAGACCACGAACCTCACGCCATGAAGGTTGCGATCTTCGGCGGCACGTTTGACCCGATTCACAACGCCCACCTCGCCATTGCCCGCGAGGCGATGCGGCGCTTCGAACTGGACGAAGTGCTGCTCATCCCGGCCGGAAATCCGCCGCACAAGAGCTTCCGCGATGGCGCGGGCTATGAGGATCGATACCGGATGGTGGAACTTGCCTGCCAGCGTGAGCCGGCCTTCCACCCGTCGCGGCTCGAAGAGGGCCAGCACCGGAGTTACTCGATCCTCACCATCGAAAAGCTACGCCGCGAACGCCCGGACGACAAGTTCTTCTTCCTGATTGGGGCCGACGCTTTCGCCGACATCGAGACCTGGCGCCGCTGGCGCGACGTGATCGCCGCCGTGGAGTTCATCGTCGTCACCCGGCCCGGGCACTCCTACGACGTTCCGCCCGGGGCGGTGGTCCGAACGCTTGATACCGTTTCGCTCGACGTGTCTTCTTCCGCGATTCGCGCGGCCATTGGTTCCGGCGTCGAGCCGCATGGCCTGCCCGATCCAGTCCGCCGCTACATCCAGGACCGTTGCCTGTATCGCGCCAGTCTGTGACTACAGTCACCCGGCGGACGCCGGGGCGCGGGATATGCTGATTGTCTATGCGGTCACGCGGTGCGGCGGCCCCACTGTTCCTTGCGATCCTATTCGGCTTGGCCGCGGGCTTGGCCGCGTTCACGTTCGGTTACGCCCGCGGCGCGTCCTATCTCACCGACGATCCGGCCGCGTGCCGCAACTGCCACGCCATGAACGAACAGTTCGACGGTTGGCTCAAAAGCAGCCACCGCTCCGCCGCCGTCTGCAATGATTGCCACGCGCCGGCCGGATTCTTCGCCAAGTACTTTACCAAGGCGCTCAACGGATTCAACCATTCCCTCCTCTTTACCACGGGCCGCTACCCGGACCACATTCAGATCACCGGCCGCAACGCGCGAATCGCCGAGGAGGCCTGTATGAAGTGCCATCAGGAGGTGACCGGCGGAATCCGCAGTATTCGAGCACACGGCGGACCCGTGCACTGCACCGCCTGCCATCTCAGCGTTGGACACGCACACTAACATGCAAAACAGCCGTACCTTTATCCTCGCCGCTGTCACCGCCGCGGCCGTCGCCGTGGCCGCAGCCGCCCTGCTCATCAACATTTTCGAACGCAAGCAGGAGGCGCGGAACACCGCCTTTCGCGTCGTCGAGGTCACCGACGATACCGACGACCCCGCCGTCTGGGGAAAAAACTTCCCCCTCCAGTACGACGACTATCGGCGCACCGTCGACATGGTCCGCACTCGATACGGAGGCAGCGAAGCGCTGCCACACGCACCCACCGCCAAGGATCCGCGCGACGTCGTGAGCCAGTCCAAGATCGAAGATGATCCCAGGCTCCGCCGAATGTGGCTCGGTTATGCCTTCTCAGTGGATTTCCGCGAAGAACGCGGGCATGCGTATATGCTCATCGACCAGCGCAACACCCGGCGCGTCACTGAGTTCAAGCAACCCGGCGCCTGCCTCAACTGCCATGCCTCTACCTACGTCCTCATGAAGAAGCTCGGCGGAGGCGACGTTACCGCCGGCTTCGCCAAGATGAACCAGATGACCTATGCCGAAGCCACAAAGGGCGTCACCCATCCCGTGGCCTGCATCGATTGTCACGATCCGTCGTCGATGCAGCTTCGCGTCACTCGGCCCGGCTTCCTCGAAGGCATCAAGGCGCTGAAGGCCGGGCAGGGGATCGCCGGCTACGACCCCAATCGCGACGCCTCGGCCCAGGAAATGCGCTCGTTCGTCTGCGGCCAGTGCCACGTCGAGTACTACTTCAAGGGCGCGGAGAAGCGGTTAACCTTCCCCTGGCACAAAGGTCTGCAGGCCGAGAACATGTTCGACTATTACGAAGAGACCGGCCACGTCGACTTCGTGCACACAGAGAGCGGAGCTCCGGTGCTGAAGGCGCAGCATCCCGAGTTCGAGTTCTACTCACAGGGAATCCACGCCCGCTCCGGCGTCGCCTGCGCCGATTGTCACATGCCGTACAAACGCGAAGGCGGGATGAAGGTCAGCGATCACCACGTCCGCAGCCCGATGCTCAATGTGAATCGCGCCTGCCAGGGTTGCCACCATTTTTCCGAGCAGGAAATGAAAGACCGCGTGGAGCAGATCCAGACCCGGTTCACCGAGGTCCGCAACCGCGCCATGGACGCCCTCATGGAGCTGATCGACGAAACGAAAAAGGCCAAGGAAGCGGGCGCCACCGAAGCGCAGCTCAAACCCGCCTGGGCCGCGCAGCGCAAGGGACAGTTCTTCATCGATCTCGTCGAAGCGGAGAACTCCGTCGGATTCCATGCGCCCGGTGAAGAGCTGCGCGTGCTCTCCGCCGCCATCGATGCGATCCGCAAGGGTCAAGTCGCGCTGCGGTCACGCTCGGAAAGCGCCCCGGCCGTTGCCCGGCTTCAACGCTGAATTGACTTGATCTGCAGAAACTCGTCGAGCCCGAACGCGCCTAGTTCGCGCCCCACGCCCGATTGCTTGTACCCGCCGAACGGAGCCATCGGATTGAAACGCCCTCCGTTGATATCCACTTGCCCGGTGCGCATGCGCCGCGCCACCCGCATCGCGCGCTCCGGGTCCCCGGACCACACGCCCCCCGCCAGGCCGTAGATACTGTCGTTGGCGATCGCCACCGCCTCGTCTTCGCTGTCGTAGGGGAGAATGCTGAGCACAGGGCCGAAAATCTCTTCCTGGGCCACACGCATCCCGTGTTCCACATCGGCGAACACCGCCGGAGCCACGTAGTACCCATGCTCGAAATCGGGACGTTCGCCGCCCGCCACCAGCCTCGCCCCCTCCGCCTTTCCAGCCTCAATGTAGCCTTCCACCCGCTCTCGCTGCGCCGCCGACACCAGCGGACCCAGCCTCGTCGCAGTATCGAGCGGGTCGCCCATCGGCAATCCGGCGATCGTGTTCACCGCCACTTCCACCGCGTCGGCTTGCCGAGCGCGTGGAACCACCATCCGCGTCCACGCCGAACAGGTCTGCCCGGAGTTGAGCATCGCGTTCTTCACGCCTACGCTCACGGCTTTGTCGAACGGCGCATCGTCCAGGATGATGTTCGCGGATTTGCCGCCGAGCTCCAGCGTCACGCGCTTCACCGATTGGGCCGCCAGCGCCATGACGCGCCGGCCCGCCCGCAGCGATCCGGTAAAGCTCACCATGTCGATGAGCGGATGCCGCGCGATCGCTTCGCCTACTTCCTCGCCCTTGCCGTGCACGATGTTCAACACGCCGGCCGGCAGCCCGATCCCCTGGCACACCTCGGCCAGGATGCAGGCGTTGAGCGGCGCCACCTCCGACGGCTTTAGCACCACCGTACAGCCCGCCGCAAGCGCCGCCGCCACCTTCGCCATGATCTGATGCAGCGGATAGTTCCAGGGCGTGATCGCGCCTACCACGCCTACCGGCTCGCGGATCACCAGCGAGTTGACGATCTCTTCTTCGCGTACCGCATCCTTCGCCTTCTTCGCGAATGAGCGCGTCACCATCACCGGCAGACCGGCCTGAATCGTGGTGGCGACCGAGATGGGGGTTCCCACCTCCTGCGCGATCACGTGCGCGATGTCGGCGCTCCGCTCCTGGAGCCCGCCCGCGAGCTTGTCCAGCCAACCGGCCCGCTCCTCGGCGGTCGTCCGGCTCCAGCCATCGAAGGCTCGTTGCGCCGCTTCGGCCGCGTGATCTACGTCGGCGGGAACGCCCCGTGGCACGCATCCGATGATTCCCTCGGTGGAAGCCGATATCACGTCGATCAGATCCGGACCGTCCGGAGTCCGCCACTGCCCGTCAATGTAAATCTGTTGGTAGCGCACTTAGCGTCCCCTCAATCCCCTGTCGACAAGGTTGCGGGTGATTTGTTGGACGCGCCGGTCGGTCCCCTGCGGTCGAACCCAATGCGACCACGGTAGTACATGACCTGGCGGCGACGAAAGCCCCTGCGCCCACCAGATCGTAGCGGCGTTGAACACAAAGTTCCCTCGATCACCCGGATAAATCGTTGCCGTCCATTCTACAGGAGTCGAGCCGCCTCGGAGGGCGTCCCCCTTCGCCACTACTTCCAGCCCGGGAATGTCGGCCGGGTCGCCATGGAACTCCCATCCCACCAGCCCGGGAATCGCCTCGCCTCGTTTCATCTCCGTGCCGCTAAATATCCAATGCCGCGGGTTGGAGCAGATCCAGTCCCCGCCGCCGTTGAAAGGATAAATGCTATGCGCGCCGATCAGCCTGTTCGCCTTCGGCCCCTCCATCGGAAACGGTTCCTTGAACCAACTGCCAAAGTCGCCGTAGACGCCGCCGAACACGCCCTCCCGCGAGAGGATCCGCTTCGGCCGCCCGTCGTGGCTCGGCTGGTAAGGCGTCACGCCCATCACGGCGTTTCCGCTGAGATAGAGATGAGTCACGCCGGCCTTCACCGACGCCAGTGCGCCGTCGTACTGCCGCGGGTCCCAATACTCGTCGTGGCCCACGCTCATGAAGATCCGCCCGCGCAGAAACTGCCCGGGATCGGTCATGTCGGAGTTACTCGCATAAGTGACGTCGTAGCCGTGCTGCTCGAGCCAGTACGCGAGCGGAAACTCCCATAGCAGAAATTCGCCGGAACCCACCGAGAGCGGATGGTCGAAGATCTGCGGATACTTCCCGTACGGCCGGTCGAAACTCGCCGCCACTCCCGGCGCCCAAGGATGGCGCGGATCTGTGTAAAGCGAATAATCGTCGGGCCAGCGGTTGTAGGCCGCCCACGTGTTGTCGGAAACCTGAAAGACCACGCCCGCCTTGCGCCGGTCCCGGACGACGAAGATCACGTAGCTCTGCCACGGATGTTCGCTTCGCGCCTCGGCCACGCACTGGAGCAGCCCCAAGTAGACGCCGCTCGGCCAGTCCGCTGGAATCCGCAGCTCGGCAGATGGCTCCCAGCGGCACTCGCGCAGCCGCTTGTCACCCGCTACCGGCGCCGGCTGCTTCTTGCCGCCGATCGGGCCGAGTACGGTCATCCGCCTCGCCCCCGCGCCCCCGTAGTAGCCCATCCGAAAGATGTCGATCTTGAAACGCCGCGCTGGATCGGTGCTCACGAAGATGTGCAGCGTGTCGCCCGCCTCCACGCTTTGGTGGGAGCAATAACCCTCGATCAGCGAAGTGCGGAACCCTTTGCCCTCGTTGGTGCGAATCTTCGTGGCGAGCCATTCCCGCGTGCCTGTCCGCGCGTTCTCACGACGGATGGTATCCGGAGCCGCGGCAACGGCTGGCGCGAGCGCCATCCCGGCCAGGTCGCGCCGGCGAATCTGAAAAGGCATTGACCCACATTGGACCACACGTCGCGCGGGCGCTCAACACGTTCGCGATCAGGGAGTCTCGACCACCGGACGAATCGAGCGCGCCTGTCC
This DNA window, taken from Bryobacteraceae bacterium, encodes the following:
- the nadD gene encoding nicotinate-nucleotide adenylyltransferase, producing MKVAIFGGTFDPIHNAHLAIAREAMRRFELDEVLLIPAGNPPHKSFRDGAGYEDRYRMVELACQREPAFHPSRLEEGQHRSYSILTIEKLRRERPDDKFFFLIGADAFADIETWRRWRDVIAAVEFIVVTRPGHSYDVPPGAVVRTLDTVSLDVSSSAIRAAIGSGVEPHGLPDPVRRYIQDRCLYRASL
- the nrfH gene encoding cytochrome c nitrite reductase small subunit — translated: MRSRGAAAPLFLAILFGLAAGLAAFTFGYARGASYLTDDPAACRNCHAMNEQFDGWLKSSHRSAAVCNDCHAPAGFFAKYFTKALNGFNHSLLFTTGRYPDHIQITGRNARIAEEACMKCHQEVTGGIRSIRAHGGPVHCTACHLSVGHAH
- a CDS encoding ammonia-forming cytochrome c nitrite reductase subunit c552; this encodes MQNSRTFILAAVTAAAVAVAAAALLINIFERKQEARNTAFRVVEVTDDTDDPAVWGKNFPLQYDDYRRTVDMVRTRYGGSEALPHAPTAKDPRDVVSQSKIEDDPRLRRMWLGYAFSVDFREERGHAYMLIDQRNTRRVTEFKQPGACLNCHASTYVLMKKLGGGDVTAGFAKMNQMTYAEATKGVTHPVACIDCHDPSSMQLRVTRPGFLEGIKALKAGQGIAGYDPNRDASAQEMRSFVCGQCHVEYYFKGAEKRLTFPWHKGLQAENMFDYYEETGHVDFVHTESGAPVLKAQHPEFEFYSQGIHARSGVACADCHMPYKREGGMKVSDHHVRSPMLNVNRACQGCHHFSEQEMKDRVEQIQTRFTEVRNRAMDALMELIDETKKAKEAGATEAQLKPAWAAQRKGQFFIDLVEAENSVGFHAPGEELRVLSAAIDAIRKGQVALRSRSESAPAVARLQR
- a CDS encoding aldehyde dehydrogenase family protein, whose protein sequence is MRYQQIYIDGQWRTPDGPDLIDVISASTEGIIGCVPRGVPADVDHAAEAAQRAFDGWSRTTAEERAGWLDKLAGGLQERSADIAHVIAQEVGTPISVATTIQAGLPVMVTRSFAKKAKDAVREEEIVNSLVIREPVGVVGAITPWNYPLHQIMAKVAAALAAGCTVVLKPSEVAPLNACILAEVCQGIGLPAGVLNIVHGKGEEVGEAIARHPLIDMVSFTGSLRAGRRVMALAAQSVKRVTLELGGKSANIILDDAPFDKAVSVGVKNAMLNSGQTCSAWTRMVVPRARQADAVEVAVNTIAGLPMGDPLDTATRLGPLVSAAQRERVEGYIEAGKAEGARLVAGGERPDFEHGYYVAPAVFADVEHGMRVAQEEIFGPVLSILPYDSEDEAVAIANDSIYGLAGGVWSGDPERAMRVARRMRTGQVDINGGRFNPMAPFGGYKQSGVGRELGAFGLDEFLQIKSIQR
- a CDS encoding DUF6605 domain-containing protein translates to MPFQIRRRDLAGMALAPAVAAAPDTIRRENARTGTREWLATKIRTNEGKGFRTSLIEGYCSHQSVEAGDTLHIFVSTDPARRFKIDIFRMGYYGGAGARRMTVLGPIGGKKQPAPVAGDKRLRECRWEPSAELRIPADWPSGVYLGLLQCVAEARSEHPWQSYVIFVVRDRRKAGVVFQVSDNTWAAYNRWPDDYSLYTDPRHPWAPGVAASFDRPYGKYPQIFDHPLSVGSGEFLLWEFPLAYWLEQHGYDVTYASNSDMTDPGQFLRGRIFMSVGHDEYWDPRQYDGALASVKAGVTHLYLSGNAVMGVTPYQPSHDGRPKRILSREGVFGGVYGDFGSWFKEPFPMEGPKANRLIGAHSIYPFNGGGDWICSNPRHWIFSGTEMKRGEAIPGLVGWEFHGDPADIPGLEVVAKGDALRGGSTPVEWTATIYPGDRGNFVFNAATIWWAQGLSSPPGHVLPWSHWVRPQGTDRRVQQITRNLVDRGLRGR